Proteins found in one Epinephelus fuscoguttatus linkage group LG4, E.fuscoguttatus.final_Chr_v1 genomic segment:
- the psme3ip1 gene encoding PSME3-interacting protein: MAGGETAGVDLSRKFVSEAELDEKRKKRQEEWEKVRKPEDPEQAPEEEYDPRSLFERLQEQKDKKQEEYEEQFKFRNMVRGLDEDETSFLDEVSRQQCLVEKQRRDEEKQELLEYRSALVKQASTENRREPEKKVAPKHSGAEQRTSHLSQAHLLAGAVKRRSSSQSSDSSKKQKVDITTTATTGNGDTHTEQEDGAGGGAGGAEDQQTVPGLTAKTPSAPLSSGQGVLHLPSAAVCVGVLPGLWVYSGSSDSDSSSDSEGSVDAIMLPYPRHSRAYR, translated from the exons ATGGCAGGGGGCGAGACAGCAGGCGTCGACCTCAGCAGGAAGTTTGTGTCGGAAGCTGAGCTTgatgagaagaggaagaagagacagGAGGAATGGGAGAAAGTCAGGAAACCTGAAGACCCAGAGC AGGCCCCAGAGGAGGAGTATGACCCACGTTCTCTCTTTGAGCGATTGCAGGAGCAGAAAGACAAGAAACAAGAGGAATATGAGGAGCAATTTAAATTCA GGAATATGGTAAGGGGATTGGACGAGGACGAGACCAGCTTCCTGGACGAGGTCTCCCGGCAACAGTGCCTGGTGGAGAAGCAACGCAGAGATGAGGAGAAGCAGGAACTACTGGAATACAGA AGCGCTCTAGTGAAGCAAGCGTCCACCGAAAACCGCAGAGAGCCTGAAAAGAAGGTGGCACCCAAACATTCGGGGGCGGAGCAAAGGACCAGCCACCTGTCTCAGGCCCATTTATTGGCTGGAGCTGTGAAGAGGCGCAG CTCCTCCCAGTCGTCAGACAGCAGTAAGAAACAGAAGGTGGATATCACAACAACAGCAACGACAGGaaatggagacacacacacag AACAGGAGgatggagcaggaggaggagcagggggaGCTGAAGATCAACAAACAGTCCCTGGCCTGACGGCGAAGACTCCCTCGGCTCCCCTGAGCTCCGGTCAAGGCGTGTTACACCTGCCGTCGGCAGCTGTGTGCGTTGGCGTTTTACCAGGACTCTGGGTTTATTCCGGCAGCAGCGACTCTGACAGCAGCTCGGACAGCGAAGGTAGCGTGGACGCAATCATGTTGCCGTACCCACGGCACAGCAGGGCCTAcagatag